One Bemisia tabaci chromosome 7, PGI_BMITA_v3 DNA window includes the following coding sequences:
- the LOC140225135 gene encoding venom serine carboxypeptidase-like has protein sequence MNEVSVLKMPLAGVMVSSAFMSALDMMYHAAHLQGLSLIDSKTADAFKMEEDRIRNSIKAGDTAKAYDDYSRYLGVIAKTTGLRYLLDFVNDETRGSGAERDFLNDAETKRMLHVGDRPYQSSKETKGHMRAELMTSGRSWLEKLLSTDDVPILIFSGTLDLYAPYYLSLKLYDSLRWPRAREYSTAKRCPFRIGDRVAWYSKTTGTFTEVLVRNAGHLISFKQRKWEYVLMDRFMNGSQSFKCD, from the coding sequence ATGAACGAAGTCTCCGTTTTGAAAATGCCGTTGGCGGGAGTCATGGTAAGTTCCGCGTTTATGTCAGCGCTTGATATGATGTACCATGCTGCGCATCTCCAAGGGCTGAGCCTGATCGATTCGAAAACGGCGGACGCTTTCAAGATGGAGGAAGATCGAATCCGGAACAGCATCAAGGCGGGGGATACTGCGAAGGCCTACGATGACTATTCTCGTTATTTGGGTGTCATCGCGAAGACAACCGGTTTGAGGTACCTTTTGGACTTTGTTAACGACGAGACTCGCGGGTCTGGTGCGGAGCGGGATTTCTTGAACGACGCCGAGACGAAGAGGATGCTCCACGTGGGCGATCGACCCTACCAGAGTAGTAAAGAGACCAAGGGACATATGAGGGCGGAACTCATGACTTCGGGGCGTTCGTGGCTCGAGAAGCTTCTTTCGACGGATGATGTTCCGATACTTATTTTCTCAGGAACCCTCGATTTATATGCTCCTTATTATCTGAGTTTGAAGCTCTACGATTCGCTGAGATGGCCCCGTGCGCGGGAGTACAGCACGGCGAAAAGGTGTCCCTTCAGAATTGGCGATCGGGTTGCCTGGTACTCGAAGACGACGGGCACCTTCACCGAAGTTCTGGTCAGGAATGCAGGGCACTTGATATCCTTCAAGCAACGTAAATGGGAGTATGTCCTAATGGATAGGTTCATGAATGGCAGTCAGTCCTTCAAGTGTGATTGA